A stretch of DNA from Desulfosarcina ovata subsp. ovata:
GCGCTGACCGTCCGGAAAGGCGCGGCGGACCAGCAGGCCGCAACTGTGACAGTTGACCAGGCCCTTGGCCGCTGCAGTTTGGGCGCTCCCGGGGACAGATGGCATCATGGTACCATTTTCTCCCATACGGTGTGCGGATCAAGAACCGTGTTGATGGCGGCCAAAACGAAAACCAGACCAAGAAAAGCAAACAATGCCGTCCCGGGGATAATGGTGGCCATCTTGGCCAGCTTAACCACCGAAACAAGAATGCCGAGCATGAAGACTTCGGTCATGCTCCAGGGACGCAGGGCCAGCGCCAAACGGAAAATCCGGCGGCAGGCCGGCAGCCGCTGGCCCCACTTGATCGATCCCAAAACGACCACCAGCGCCCCCATCAGGATGCAGGGGACCAGCATGCTGGTAAGCAGGACCAGGAAGGCCAATCCGATGGGACTCTGGCGGGCAAGGATGAGCGTCCCGGTAATCAGGGTCGTCTCCAAGGTGGCCCCCTGAGACTCAAGTGACAGAAAAGGATAGATGTTGGCGATCAGCATCAACACCAATCCGGTAATGGCAAAGGCAAGGGAACGGTCAATGGTGTCAGGGGTATGCACGTAAAGCAGTGCACCGCAACGTACGCAGCGTGCCGTGCTTTTGGGTGGCAACGGTTTCACCTGTTGCAGCAGGTCGCATTCGTGGCAGGCAATCACCGGTTGCATCATGAACACAGAATACTTTCAAAACAGGGTTACCGATATTGCCGGAAAACGCCAACCTGTAACCGATGCCACGAAGCAACGCTTCGGGCGCCACAGTTTTTCCGACCAATCCATTAATCAGGAGGATTCCGGCCCGCCGGTATCGGATGCCATGAATTCTCTCCACATGAGAAGAGCAACGCCAGCCGGCAAGTCAGCGCAAATACCCTTCAAGTACCATTGTTTCTGCAGCCATGCAACGGTTTCATCACTTCCAATGAATCTGTCAGTATTCGGCTGAACCCAACTTTTAAAGGAATCTGATTATGGATTGCATGCATTGCACTGCGGATGATGGAGCGCCCGTTCTGGTGGGGAGAAGCATGCGGGCGCCGACCGATCTCAGTTATCTGCGGTCAAAATACGGTTGGTAAGACAACCTGTTCAATAACTGTCTTTAGGCAACCTGGAAATCGGGCTTGCCTTTTCGGCGACGGATGACCTTGACAACGGTCTGGTTTGCTTTTCCTGATGAAGCAGCAGCACCCTGTTCCTGGCTGGTCTGGGTAAAAAGCTGCATCAGTTTGGCTTCAATTTGTTTGCGTTTGTTCTCGTCCATCTTTATTTCTCTAGGTGTTGGTTATTGGTTATTTCCCCCCGTGGCAGACGGCACATCCGCGATGGCTTGTCGATCAACCGATCTCTGGCCGTTCAACACAAGTGTAGTTGTCGGCAATCCACCTGACATTCAGAGGATGTTACGTCAGCATTACGCTTTTTAAGAGGAGGGCAAACACCACTTGACGTAGGGGAAACGGGTCCACCGCAATTCGCGAAAGATCACCGTTGGCGCCCTCATTATAACAGTTTTTCCGGCTTGGCAACCCCAAAATGCCTAAAAATAAGAACAAACCGCATTTTTTCAGCCAACAAACAACCAAGAGTCGCACATGGGAAACCCGAATAGCTGTTCTTCGTCGCAATTACGCGACACAACAATTCCACCAAACACTCCTGACAGATTTCATCTCATCGAAAACATTCATATTTTTTAATTTTTCACCTTTTTCCCATCGGGCACATATTATGCTGGTGTAAATTTGGTTACTGTTCGCATCTAAGTTTTGCCATTTTCTGATAACCAGTCGGTTTTTTTCGCTGTTCATTCAAACTCGCAAAGGAGGCGCTATCAATGGTTGAAAACCCCATTCAGTTGGGAGGCAAAAAAAAACAGACATTCATTGACAAGGTCAAAGAGGTCCTTCCGGAAGGAGGCAATCTGAACCTCTGCCTGACCTGCGGGGCATGTTCCTCAGGATGCCCGGCAACCGGGCTGGCCGGCATGGACCCACGCAAATTCCTGCGCATGGCGGCGCTGGGAATGGATGATGAAATCGCCAAATCGGACTGGCCTTGGATGTGCTCCATGTGTCAGCGCTGTATCTATGTCTGCCCAATGCAGATCGACATCCCGCAATTGGTTTATAACGCCCGGCAGTTGCGCCCCCGCGAAGAGCGGCCCAAGGGTATTTTGGGATCCTGTGACATGGCCTTGCGCAACGACAGCTGCAGCGCCATGGGAACCTCGCCCGACGATTTCCAGTTCGTGGTAGAGGATGTGCTTGAAGAGTACCAGGAGGCCCAACCCGAGTTTGCCGAAATGCAGGCCCCCATCGACAAGGAGGGTGCCGAGTTTTTCCTCAACCAGAATTCGCGTGAACCGGTCACCGAGCCCGACGAAATGGTGCCCCTGTGGAAAATTTTGCACCTGGCCGGCGTGGACTGGACCTACGGTTCCAAAGGCTGGGGCGGTGAAAATTATTGCATGTTCTTGGCGGATGACGAGGCTTGGAAACATACGACCGGCATGTCGGTCAAGCAGGCCGATACTTTGGGGTGTAAAACCTATCTTAATACGGAGTGAGGGCACGTAACCTTCTCAGTCCGGGCCGGACTGAACAAATTCAACATTCCGCATAACTGTGAAATTAAAAGCATCTATGAATATTATGCCAAATGGATCCGTGAAGGGCGACTCAAGGTAAATTCGGACTGGAACAAAGACTTGAAAATCAAATTCACCGTTCAGGACCCCTGCCAGATTATCCGCAAGAGCTACGGAGACCCCGTTGCCGAGGATCTGCGCTTTGTGGTCAAGTCGGTGGTCGGTGAAGAGAACTTCGTCGACATGTATCCGAACCGATCCAACAATTTCTGTTGCGGCGGGGGCGGCGGGTTCCTGCAGTCGGGATTCAAGGAAGAACGGCTCAAATACGGCCAGCTCAAGGACAATCAGATCCAGACCACCGGGGCGGATTATTGTATTGCCGCCTGCCACAACTGCCATGCTCAGATCCATGAACTGAGCGAGCACTATGGCGCCGGCTACGGCGTGGTCCATCTGTGGACCCTGATCTGCCTTTCACTGGGCGTCCTTGGCCCCAATGAACGCGAGTACCTGCTGGACGACCTGAAAGAAGTCAACGTGTTTCATCCGGAAACCGCGATGTAAATACAGAACGGCTGCAGGGGCCTGCCGGAGCCCTGTCCCTGCAGCCGTTCAAAATCAAAGGTCAACAATATTATCGACAAACACCATGGATGAAAGGCTGACCCGAACAGAACTGGAGTCGCGCTGGGAAAACGCGATGACGGCAACCCGTGCCACCGCCACCAGCCATCCAGGAACCTATCGTCTGCTCAAGACCCTGGCCGCAGACATTGTGACCCATCCTGTGGATATCGACGACTATTTTCCCACGGTCGAAAATCTTCTGGATCTTTTAAAGCGGCTGGATCCGGTCGGCCGTGGCAGTATCTTCCATATTTTCAGCCAACGCATCACCCCCACCAGCATCTGGCAGGTCCGTATGCTCCGCATGGAGTGCAAAGATTTGTTGGCTCATCTTGACGCCTTCGATCAGTGGCGGCGCGATCAGCACCGGTTATGGCGGGTAAAGTAACGCTTTAATTGGTTACCCAATGACCGTGACCCCGCCTGTGCGGCAACCTTCCGTCCGTTTTCATTTCGCTTCGGCATTACTCCCACCCTTAGAATCACACTGGAACTTACCGCCCAAATAGAGTATATACACGAAACAGTTTCATTTGGCCCAACGCCCGGCAACGGCCGCCCAACACCGCTGTCGGACAAATTAAACAGACAACACCGACACAGGGTCCGATTCGGTGAAAACGCATAAACCCGACCCCATACCGCACAACGTCACCGAGATCATTCTGGAGAGCATCTCCGATGGGGTGTTCACCGTTGATCATGCCTGGCGGATCATGTCCTTTAACCGTGCGGCGGAAGAGATTACCGGTATCCGCCGCGAGGAGGCTATCGGCCGACACTGCTGGGAGGTGTTCCGCGCCAACATGTGCGAAGATAACTGCGCCCTGAAACGGACCATGCAGGACGGCACAGCACTGACCAACACCAGCACCTATATCGTTAACAGCCAAAAAAAGCGGATTCCCATCAGTGTCTCCACAGCACCGCTGATCAGCAGCAGTGGCGAAATTCTGGGCGGTGTGGAAACGTTCCGGGACCACAGCGTCGTGGAAGCGTTGCGCAAGCGCCTGTACGGCCGGTTTCAAATCGGCGACATCGTCAGCCGCAACGATGCCATGCACGAAATCCTGGCCATTTTGCCCATGGTGGCGGAAAGTGGCAGTACTGTCCTTCTTGAGGGAGAGACCGGCACAGGAAAGGAGCTTCTGGCCCGGGCCATTCACAATGCCAGTTCCCGCAAGGAGATGCCCTTTGTGGCCATCAATTGCAGTGCCCTGCCGGACAGTCTGCTTGAATCCGAGCTCTTCGGCTATAAAGCGGGGGCCTTCACCAATGCCACCCGAGACAAACCCGGCTATTTCGATATTTCCAAAGGGGGTACGATCCTGCTCGACGAAATTGGCGAGACCAGTCCCGCGTTTCAGGTCAAACTGCTCCGTGTTCTGGAGGAGCAGGCCGTTGCCCCCCTGGGTTCGGTGCGCAAGATTAAAACGGATGTAAGGGTGATCGCTGCGACCAACAAGAATCTTTCAGACCTGGTCGCCGACGGAAAATTCCGGCAAGATCTGTTTTACCGCATCAACGTGGTTCGAATGGTTCTGCCACCACTGCGCAATCGCAAGGAGGATATTCCCCTTTTGGTCGAGCATTTCATTGAAAAAATGAACATGCTGCGTGGAAAAGCGATAACCGGTGTTGACGCCGACGTCCTGCAGGTTCTCATGTGCCACGATTATCCGGGTAATATCCGTGAACTCGAAAATATTATCGAACATGCATTTGTTCTGTGTGCATCCGGCCCGATTCAGGTCAGCCACCTGCCCGGCAATTTTTCCGGTGGTCTGCCACCTTCACATGAACGGACCCCGCTGAGTCACACCCTCAACACCACAGAGGCCATCGCCATTGTCAATGCATTGAAACGCCATGATTACAACCGGATGGCCGCAGCCAAAGCCTTGGGAATGCACAAAAGCACACTTTTTCGAAAAATTAAAAAGCTGGGTATCCCCCTGCCTGAAATCGACGGCCGCTCCCGATCAGAAAGGAAGAAGACGCCTACCTAGTGTCCATCCAGAAATAGGCAAATTGGGTTGAGATCAAGGCGCCCGAAAAATTTTACCACAGGCATATGGTTGATATTCCGAGGATAAAATTTTTCGGCCAACGCCGATATCGGGCAAATTGGTCATTTCTGGATGGGCACTACCTAGGCAGGGCGGCCTGCTCCGATTGTTGCAGCCGTGCCACCATAGAGATGCGCTTTTGCAATGCATGGAATTCGGATTTTACTGAAATCCCTTGACGAAATTAAAAAATAAACCTTAAATTCAGCCGTTTTTGTCATCAGCAATCTCTCCCTGAACACTGGCACAAGGCTTGCCAGGATTCATTGGCAAGGGGGAGACAATGAAAGTTGCTGTTACCGTTTGGGAGGATCGGATCTCTCCGGTGTTCGATGCATCCCGGCGTCTGTTGGTCGTCAGCATCGAAAAGGGTTGCATCGTTGACCGCTCAGTGGTGATTTTCAATCCTGAACGGCCATCCAACTTGGTAAAAACCCTTGCGGAACTGGGTGCACCGGTTCTCATTTGCGGTGCGGTATCCCGTGTCCCGGCCACCGTTATCGCCGCCGGCGGAATTGTGTTGATTCCCTTTATCGCTGGAAAGGTGGAGCGGGTTCTGGGTGCATATGCGAAAGGAGAGCCGCTGACACCGACTTTTGTAATGCCCGGATGCCTGCGCACGGCACCTGAAACCGGCAACCCCGTTCATTGACTTAAAGGAGGAACCATTGATCAACGTTCTGCTTGTCACCCCGAACCGGCAAAACTTTGCCGAACTGTCATCTGCCATTGAAAAACAAAACGGTAGCGTCATTTGGGCGCAGACCGGCGATAACGCTCTGGAAATGTTAAAAGAAAAATCTGCCGATCTCGTCGTGGCCGATGAAAACTTAGGCGATATGACCGGCCTTGAATTTGCCGAACGGCTGGTGGCACTTAACCCCATGATCAACTGTGCCCTTGTCAGCTCGCTCTCCAAAGAAGACTACCACGAAGCCAGCGAAGGGCTCGGCGTATTGATGCAACTTCCCCCCCAGCCGCGCCAGGTGGATGCAACGCGCCTGATGACGCACCTTAACCAGATTCTGGGATTCACTTCAGCAGTCGAGAAACCCTGATTGAAAATGCAATCCCAAGCGTTCAATCACAAATATGATGTCATGGGGGATGGTAACCATGTCTGAGGATTTTGACACCTTTGTAAACAATTTGCAGGAACAGATTTTTGATGAAGCCCGTGAGGCGTTTGGTGACGCCGGATTCGAGCGCTGGCGCAATCCGCGCTACTGCGGTCCCCTGGCCGATGCCGATGCCCACGCCCGGGTAACCGGCGAGTGCGGTGATACCATGGAAATATTTTTAAAATTTGAGAATGACCGCGTCTGTAACGCCGCCTACCGGACAGATGGCTGCGCATCGAGCACGGTGTGCGGCTCTTTTGCCGCCGAGATGACCGTGGGAAAAACCCCCGAGGAGGTAGCCGACATCAGCGGTGAGGCCATTCTGGAAAAAATCGGCCGATTCCCCGATG
This window harbors:
- a CDS encoding paraquat-inducible protein A — its product is MMQPVIACHECDLLQQVKPLPPKSTARCVRCGALLYVHTPDTIDRSLAFAITGLVLMLIANIYPFLSLESQGATLETTLITGTLILARQSPIGLAFLVLLTSMLVPCILMGALVVVLGSIKWGQRLPACRRIFRLALALRPWSMTEVFMLGILVSVVKLAKMATIIPGTALFAFLGLVFVLAAINTVLDPHTVWEKMVP
- a CDS encoding (Fe-S)-binding protein, producing the protein MVENPIQLGGKKKQTFIDKVKEVLPEGGNLNLCLTCGACSSGCPATGLAGMDPRKFLRMAALGMDDEIAKSDWPWMCSMCQRCIYVCPMQIDIPQLVYNARQLRPREERPKGILGSCDMALRNDSCSAMGTSPDDFQFVVEDVLEEYQEAQPEFAEMQAPIDKEGAEFFLNQNSREPVTEPDEMVPLWKILHLAGVDWTYGSKGWGGENYCMFLADDEAWKHTTGMSVKQADTLGCKTYLNTEUGHVTFSVRAGLNKFNIPHNCEIKSIYEYYAKWIREGRLKVNSDWNKDLKIKFTVQDPCQIIRKSYGDPVAEDLRFVVKSVVGEENFVDMYPNRSNNFCCGGGGGFLQSGFKEERLKYGQLKDNQIQTTGADYCIAACHNCHAQIHELSEHYGAGYGVVHLWTLICLSLGVLGPNEREYLLDDLKEVNVFHPETAM
- a CDS encoding sigma-54 interaction domain-containing protein, translated to MKTHKPDPIPHNVTEIILESISDGVFTVDHAWRIMSFNRAAEEITGIRREEAIGRHCWEVFRANMCEDNCALKRTMQDGTALTNTSTYIVNSQKKRIPISVSTAPLISSSGEILGGVETFRDHSVVEALRKRLYGRFQIGDIVSRNDAMHEILAILPMVAESGSTVLLEGETGTGKELLARAIHNASSRKEMPFVAINCSALPDSLLESELFGYKAGAFTNATRDKPGYFDISKGGTILLDEIGETSPAFQVKLLRVLEEQAVAPLGSVRKIKTDVRVIAATNKNLSDLVADGKFRQDLFYRINVVRMVLPPLRNRKEDIPLLVEHFIEKMNMLRGKAITGVDADVLQVLMCHDYPGNIRELENIIEHAFVLCASGPIQVSHLPGNFSGGLPPSHERTPLSHTLNTTEAIAIVNALKRHDYNRMAAAKALGMHKSTLFRKIKKLGIPLPEIDGRSRSERKKTPT
- a CDS encoding NifB/NifX family molybdenum-iron cluster-binding protein, encoding MKVAVTVWEDRISPVFDASRRLLVVSIEKGCIVDRSVVIFNPERPSNLVKTLAELGAPVLICGAVSRVPATVIAAGGIVLIPFIAGKVERVLGAYAKGEPLTPTFVMPGCLRTAPETGNPVH
- a CDS encoding response regulator transcription factor gives rise to the protein MINVLLVTPNRQNFAELSSAIEKQNGSVIWAQTGDNALEMLKEKSADLVVADENLGDMTGLEFAERLVALNPMINCALVSSLSKEDYHEASEGLGVLMQLPPQPRQVDATRLMTHLNQILGFTSAVEKP
- a CDS encoding iron-sulfur cluster assembly scaffold protein translates to MSEDFDTFVNNLQEQIFDEAREAFGDAGFERWRNPRYCGPLADADAHARVTGECGDTMEIFLKFENDRVCNAAYRTDGCASSTVCGSFAAEMTVGKTPEEVADISGEAILEKIGRFPDEDHHCAFLAAETIREALGQYMRNQTPHGNK